The following proteins are encoded in a genomic region of Triticum dicoccoides isolate Atlit2015 ecotype Zavitan chromosome 1B, WEW_v2.0, whole genome shotgun sequence:
- the LOC119346859 gene encoding rop guanine nucleotide exchange factor 7-like: protein MARGGGGAAEEEEEEEEGMAVSETLTAESEECRRGSSSSASSVAASSDSYCPPDEWQQVAIKTCVTDDAVAAMANAKPPAPGKEIPPLAEPERHRAPEVELMKERFSKLLLGEDMSGSGKGVCTALAISNAITNLCATIFGQLWRLEPLLPEKKAMWRREMDWLLCVSDHIVELVPTWQTFPDGTRLEIMTSRPRSDLYINLPALRKLDHMLLETLESFRDTEFWYVDQGICAPDCDGSASFRRPAHRRDEKWWLPVPRVPPGGLREATRRQLEHKRDAANQILKAAMAINSNALAEMDVPDSYHDSLPKNGRATLGDIIYRYITSEQFSPDCLLDCLDLSSEYQAVEIANRVEAAVYVWRRRGTAAKSAGTKSSWGMVKDMIMDTEKRGDLLAERAEGLLISLKQRFPGLTQTSLDMSKIQYNKDVGKSILESYSRVMESLASNIIARIDDLLYVDELSKQTDQKLPAGVADDGKIACKNKKAAAMAPSPAYAVPTSGTTYVTPSFSPAQLSSPSKIGRALLVDRRAHHGRAAKRSALADHGGGPEVKGMLVTSPVFDAPLGTEL, encoded by the exons ATGGCGAGAGGGGGAGGAGGCGcagccgaggaggaagaggaggaggaggaggggatggcGGTGAGCGAGACGCTGACGGCGGAGTCGGAGGAGTGCCGCCGCGGGAGCAGCTCCAGCGCCAGCTCCGTGGCCGCCTCCAGCGACTCCTACTGCCCGCCCGACGAGTGGCAGCAGGTCGCCATCAAGACCTGCGTCACCGAcgacgccgtcgccgccatggCCAACGCCAAGCCGCCCGCGCCCGGCAAGGAGATCCCGCCGCTCGCCGAGCCCGAGAGGCACAGAGCCCCAG AGGTGGAGCTGATGAAGGAGAGGTTCTCCAAGCTTCTGCTGGGCGAGGACATGTCCGGGAGCGGCAAGGGCGTCTGCACCGCGCTCGCAATCTCCAACGCCATCACCAACCTCTGCG CGACCATATTCGGGCAGCTGTGGAGGCTCGAGCCGCTGCTGCCGGAGAAGAAGGCGATGTGGCGGCGGGAGATGGACTGGCTGCTCTGCGTCAGCGACCACATCGTAGAGCTGGTGCCCACATGGCAGACCTTCCCTGACGGAACAAGGCTTGAG ATCATGACGAGCAGGCCACGGTCGGATCTGTACATCAATCTGCCGGCACTTCGGAAACTAGACCACATGCTTCTT GAAACACTGGAGAGTTTCAGAGACACGGAGTTTTGGTACGTGGACCAGGGGATATGCGCGCCGGACTGCGACGGCTCGGCCTCGTTCAGGAGGCCGGCACACCGCCGCGACGAGAAGTGGTGGCTGCCGGTGCCCCGCGTGCCCCCCGGCGGCCTCCGTGAAgccacgaggaggcagctcgagcaCAAGCGCGACGCCGCCAACCAGATCCTCAAGGCCGCCATGGCCATCAACAGCAACGCCCTCGCCGAAATGGACGTGCCCGACTCGTACCACGACTCGCTGCCGAAG AACGGGCGTGCGACGCTGGGGGACATCATATACCGGTACATCACGTCGGAGCAGTTCTCCCCCGACTGCCTCCTCGACTGCCTGGACCTGTCGTCGGAGTACCAGGCCGTGGAGATCGCCAACCGCGTCGAGGCCGCCGTCTACGTGTGGCGCCGGAGGGGCACCGCTGCCAAGTCGGCCGGCACCAAGTCGTCGTGGGGCATGGTCAAGGACATGATCATGGACACGGAGAAGAGGGGCGACCTGCTCGCCGAGCGCGCCGAGGGCCTCCTCATATCGCTGAAGCAGAGGTTCCCCGGGCTGACGCAGACGAGCTTGGACATGAGCAAGATCCAGTACAACAAG GATGTGGGGAAATCGATCCTGGAGAGCTACTCGCGTGTCATGGAGAGCCTGGCCTCCAACATCATCGCGCGGATCGACGACCTGCTGTACGTGGACGAGCTGAGCAAGCAGACGGACCAGAAGCTCCCGGCCGGTGTGGCAGACGACGGCAAGATCGCTTGCAAGAACAAAAAAGCTGCTGCCATGGCGCCGTCGCCGGCGTATGCCGTGCCCACCTCGGGCACGACGTACGTCACGCCGAGCTTCTCGCCGGCGCAGCTGTCGAGCCCGTCCAAGATCGGGCGGGCGCTGCTGGTCGACAGGCGGGCGCACCACGGCAGGGCCGCCAAGAGGTCCGCGCTGGCGGACCACGGCGGCGGCCCGGAGGTCAAGGGGATGCTGGTCACAAGCCCCGTGTTCGACGCCCCGTTGGGCACGGAGCTGTGA